The following coding sequences are from one Stigmatopora nigra isolate UIUO_SnigA chromosome 10, RoL_Snig_1.1, whole genome shotgun sequence window:
- the kif21b gene encoding kinesin-like protein KIF21B isoform X9, which yields MTPSSRTVMIACVSPSDRDFMETLNTLKYANRARNIKNKVVVNQDKTSQQITALRAEIARLQMELTEYKGGKRVACEDGSEGYSDLHQENVMLRRENDTLRLRVKAMQETIDHLNTRVTHLLANEVSVLLCKSSEGNQEIGTLIQNYIREVEELRSKLLESEAMNESLRCQAARPTTRTPFTSSCLSPAPGHPPGSSPVSMSMEAEMTDVLRRAKLDIERLKKKERRQRRMSPELEKGLKKRVKLHNHENGDVGQNGLNGEIDSDDNHTENIMSPLQEESGCEDEDEEEEEEEEEGREEGDEFDSDESLVDSDSDSDEKANFQADLADLTCEIEIKQKLIDELENSQRRLLMLKLQYEEKLILLQNKIRDTQLERDRVLQNLMSMENYTEEKANRVKQEYEKRLKEMNRDLLKLQAAQKEHARLIKNQGRYERELKKLQTEVNDMKKAKVAVMKQMKEEQQRRRLVEAKRNREIAQLKKEQRRQEFQIRALESQKRQQEMVLRRKTQEVTALRRLAKPMSDRVAGRVARWNQSSPVTDSGAELSASTTASSSEPESGKNVSGLVRQWNNKNNGYGYPGESEGNMDGTRVIGGRKKFQQKPTGFSNNVSAGRAVTSKSARQKWQTLERRIVDIVMQRMTISNVEADMDRLIKKREELTAQQEALSHKRAVLMAEGEGPEAEDRLLLEISEDIEVLNANIDYINDSLSDCQATIVQIEETKDELDSVDTSVVISSCSLAEARHLLDHFLKASIDKSLQVAQKEAQIRLLEGQLRQTDMIGSSQNHMILDALREKAEYIPELQALIHNAQQAFRPATLSENGYASTDEEPSEFSQASDNSASQITESNSQDDFKIKVEPRLSAQMKAVSAEYLGPALEHPPGCKQQQQQITKSLASLTDIQEDCLSTAKASLGLSLSLSMRDPFHKERASRTISLPVRGHTFPRQSRGYDTSPVTRRKSYDRSYRPTDGYTPPSSPPLRTRTDRNVFSRLTSNQSQGSGLDKSDDSDSSLSEVLRGVINPIGGVKGGRTAPLQCMSVAEGHSKPVLCVDATDELLFTGSKDRTCKIWNLVTGQEIVTLKGHPNNVVSVKYCPSSGLVLSVSTSYIKVWDIRDPAKCVRTLTSSGQVVSGDACASATTRTITFAHGECQINQIALNPSGSVLYAATGNTVRIWDLNRMQPMGKLTGHIGSVMCLTVGQSVLGKDQVITGSKDHYVKVFDVAEGTLGNIGPAHNFEPPHYDGIECLAVQGDVLFSGSRDNGIKKWDLEQQELTQQIPIAHKDWVCALAYVPGRPLLLSGCRGGMLKVWNVDNFTPIGEVKGHDSPINAICTNSRQIFTASSDCRVKLWNYVPGLTPCLPRRVLAIKGRATSLP from the exons atGACTCCGTCCAGTCGCACAGTGATGATCGCCTGCGTCAGTCCCTCTGACCGTGACTTCATGGAGACCCTGAACACCCTCAAGTATGCCAACCGGGCTCGTAACATCAAGAACAAGGTGGTGGTGAACCAAGACAAGACCAGCCAGCAGATCACCGCCCTCCGTGCTGAGATTGCCCGCCTCCAGATGGAGCTGACGGAGTACAAAGGG GGGAAGCGCGTGGCTTGCGAAGACGGTTCAGAGGGTTACAGTGATCTGCACCAAGAAAACGTCATGCTCCGACGAGAAAATGACACTCTGCGTCTCAGAGTGAAGGCCATGCAGGAGACCATCGACCATCTTAACACCCGAGTCACACATCTGCTGGCCAATGAGGTCAGCGTGCTGCTCTGCAAATCAA GTGAAGGCAACCAGGAGATTGGCACTCTTATTCAGAACTACATTCGGGAGGTTGAAGAACTCAG ATCGAAGCTGCTGGAGAGTGAGGCAATGAATGAATCATTGCGGTGTCAAGCTGCTCGGCCCACCACTCGAACCCCCTTTACTTCCTCCTGTTTGAGCCCCGCCCCTGGTCACCCACCTGGTTCCTCCCCGGTTTCCATGTCCATGGAGGCAGAAATGACGGATGTGTTGCGCAGGGCCAAACTAGACATCGAGAGGCTGAAGAAGAAGGAGAGGAGGCAGAGGAGGATGAG CCCAGAGTTGGAGAAAGGTTTGAAAAAGCGTGTTAAATTACACAACCACGAGAATGGCGATGTTGGTCAAAACGGACTGAATGGTGAGATTGATTCAGACGACAATCACACAGAG AACATCATGTCTCCATTGCAGGAGGAGAGTGGttgtgaggatgaagatgaggaggaggaggaggaagaagaagaaggaagggAGGAAGGTGACGAGTTCGACAGTGATGAGAGCCTGGTGGACTCGGACTCAGATTCTGATGAGAAAG CCAACTTTCAGGCCGACCTTGCCGATCTGACTTGCGAGATCGAGATCAAGCAGAAGTTGATAGATGAACTAGAGAACAGCCAGCGGAGGTTGCTGATGCTGAAGCTCCAGTATGAGGAAAAACTCATTTTGCTTCAGAACAAGATTCGAGACACTCAGCTGGAGAGGGACCGTGTGCTTCAAAACCTCA TGTCCATGGAAAACTACACAGAAGAGAAAGCTAACCGGGTAAAGCAGGAGTATGAAAAACGGCTTAAAGAGATGAACAGAGACCTTTTGAAGCTCCAGGCTGCACAAAAGGAACACGCACGCCTCATCAAAAACCAGGGCAGGTATGAACGAGAACTGAAGAAACTGCAAACAGAGGTCAACGATATGAAGAAAGCCAAG GTGGCAGTGATGAAACAGATGAAGGAGGAGCAGCAGAGGAGGAGGCTGGTAGAGGCCAAGAGGAATCGAGAGATTGCCCAGCTCAAGAAGGAACAGCGAAGACAGGAG TTTCAAATCCGAGCACTGGAATCCCAGAAGCGACAGCAGGAGATGGTGCTGCGCAGGAAAACGCAAGAAGTGACAGCCTTGCGCAGACTAGCCAAACCCATGTCAGATCGTGTTGCTGGACGCGTGGCCCGCTGGAACCAGTCCTCCCCGGTGACTGACTCTGGTGCGGAGCTGTCCGCCAGCACCACAGCCAGCAGCTCTGAACCCGAGAGTGGGAAGAACGTGAGCGGTTTAGTACGGCAGtggaacaacaaaaacaacgggTACGGTTACCCGGGAGAGAGTGAGGGAAACATGGACGGAACCCGAGTCATTGG CGGCAGGAAGAAGTTTCAGCAGAAGCCTACGGGTTTCAGCAACAACGTATCAGCCGGTCGAGCCGTAACCTCCAAATCGGCTCGGCAAAAGTGGCAAACCTTGGAACGTCGTATTGTGGACATTGTTATGCAGAGAATGACCATTTCCAATGTGGAAGCTGACATGGATCGACTCATCAAG AAACGAGAGGAGCTGACAGCCCAACAGGAGGCTCTTTCCCACAAGAGAGCGGTACTAATGGCAGAAGGAGAGGGTCCAGAGGCAGAGGACCGACTTCTTTTGGAGATTAGCGAGGACATTGAGGTTCTGAATGCAAACATAGACTACATAAATGACAGTCTTTCTGACTGCCAGGCCACTATAGTGCAGATAGAGGAGACCAAG GATGAGCTGGATTCAGTAGATACTTCAGTGGTGATCAGCTCATGTTCTTTGGCAGAAGCACGACACCTCCTGGACCATTTTCTCAAGGCCTCCATTGACAAG AGCTTGCAAGTGGCACAGAAGGAGGCACAGATCCGACTACTAGAAGGTCAACTAAGACAAACCGATATGATTGGTTCATCCCAAAACCACATGATCCTTGATGCCCTGCGAGAAAAAGCCGAATACATCCCTGAACTGCAGGCTCTCATCCACAATGCACAGCAGG CTTTCCGCCCTGCCACACTTTCAGAGAACGGTTACGCCAGCACGGACGAAGAACCGTCTGAATTCAGTCAAGCCTCCGACAACAG TGCATCACAAATAACAGAGTCCAACAGCCAAGATGACTTCAAAATAAAG GTGGAACCTCGCCTGTCAGCTCAGATGAAGGCAGTGTCGGCTGAGTATCTGGGTCCTGCCCTGGAGCACCCGCCAGGCtgcaagcagcagcagcagcaaatcACCAAATCTTTGGCCTCGCTCACCGACATCCAAGAGGACTGTCTGAGCACAGCCAAGGCCAGCCTGGGCCTTAGCCTTAGCCTCTCCATGCGAGACCCCTTCCACAAAGAACGAGCATCGCGAACCATCAGTTTGCCCGTTAGAGGACACACCTT TCCCAGGCAATCGCGGGGCTACGACACGTCTCCTGTCACCAGAAGGAAATCTTACGACCGCTCATACAG GCCCACTGATGGCTATACTCCCCCTTCATCACCCCCTCTGAGGACCAGGACTGACCGCAATGTGTTCTCGAGGCTTACCAGCAATCAAAGTCAAGGTTCTGGTCTGGACAA GTCAGATGACAGCGACTCCTCGCTCTCCGAGGTGCTCAG GGGTGTGATCAATCCTATCGGGGGCGTGAAGGGTGGTCGCACAGCGCCCCTGCAGTGTATGTCTGTTGCCGAGGGCCACTCAAAGCCCGTTTTGTGTGTTGATGCCACGGATGAGTTACTGTTTACTGGATCCAAAG ATCGCACCTGTAAGATTTGGAACTTGGTGACAGGTCAAGAGATTGTCACGCTCAAAGGCCACCCCAACAATGTAGTGTCTGTCAAATACTGTCCTTCTTCAGGTTTGGTCTTGTCTGTTTCCACATCGTACATCAAAGTGTGGGACATACGTGATCCAGCCAAGTGTGTCCGCACGCTCAC TTCATCAGGACAGGTAGTGTCAGGGGATGCGTGTGCCAGTGCCACCACCCGCACAATAACATTTGCACATGGAGAATGTCAAATCAACCAGATTGCACTCAACCCATCGGGATCTGTGTTGTACGCCGCTACTGGAAATACTGTTCGCATCTGGGATCTCAACAG GATGCAACCAATGGGTAAACTAACAGGCCACATAGGTTCCGTCATGTGCTTGACGGTGGGGCAGTCTGTTCTGGGGAAAGACCAAGTCATCACTGGTTCTAAAGACCATTATGTGAAG GTGTTTGACGTGGCCGAAGGGACGCTGGGTAACATCGGCCCAGCTCATAACTTTGAGCCTCCGCATTACGATGGCATCGAGTGTTTGGCTGTGCAGGGAGACGTACTGTTCAGTGGCTCGAGAGACAACGGCATCAAAAAATGGGATTTGGAGCAGCAGGAGCTCACTCAg CAAATTCCCATCGCCCACAAGGACTGGGTGTGCGCCTTGGCCTACGTCCCGGGGAGGCCATTACTGCTCAGCGGCTGTCGGGGCGGTATGCTGAAGGTGTGGAACGTTGACAACTTCACCCCAATAGGAGAAGTAAAAGGACACGACAGCCCCATTAATGCCATTTGTACAAACTCTCGGCAGATTTTCACTGCGTCCAG TGATTGCAGGGTGAAATTATGGAACTATGTGCCTGGCTTGACCCCGTGTCTTCCTCGCCGGGTCCTCGCCATCAAGGGCCGAGCCACCAGCCTCCCATGA